In Phragmites australis chromosome 16, lpPhrAust1.1, whole genome shotgun sequence, one DNA window encodes the following:
- the LOC133896302 gene encoding uncharacterized protein LOC133896302: protein METAASSSSMFSAHPCLLLQYIVRACAGYLLGLCGGSDGDGAQPSTASDTAATSQGELSEGGSKPTVRDLAGAQVLARRRKPPGRPGGPREGRGGSGGSHN from the exons ATGGAGACGGCGGCCTCTTCGTCGTCCATGTTTTCTGCACACCCATGCTTGCTGCTGCAGTACATCGTCCGGGCTTGCGCAGGCTACCTGCTGGGTCTGTGTGGTGGTTCTGACGGTGATGGCGCACAGCCTAGCACTGCTTCTGATACCGCGGCTACCTCTCAAGGAGAACTCTCGGAGGGAGGCAGCAAGCCGACTGTT AGAGATTTGGCTGGCGCTCAAGTGCTGGCTAGAAGAAGAAAGCCTCCAGGGAGGCCCGGTGGCCCAAGAGAAGGGAGAGGTGGCAGCGGTGGGTCACACAACTAG